A region from the Manihot esculenta cultivar AM560-2 chromosome 13, M.esculenta_v8, whole genome shotgun sequence genome encodes:
- the LOC110629825 gene encoding putative disease resistance RPP13-like protein 1, whose product MADALVGGSFLSAFLQVLFDRIACPVIIDFFTGRNFDDQLLSKLKATLISVNGVLDDAEEKQISKPAVRKWVDELKDAVYEADDLLDEIAYEALQSHLEAGYRVRNFFSFCNPFILMKKGMKIKLEEIIVRLEHLVKQKDALGLREGIGENPFSQKTPTTCLVDESGVYGRDDDKKAIMNLLLSNDENSSNLGVIPILGMGGVGKTTLAQLVYNDKTVEKWFDLKAWVCVSEEFHISKVTKDILEEVGRHTCHDKTLNQLQLELKSSLNGKKFLLVLDDVWNDKFADWDILQKPLKFGAPGSKIIVTTRNETVASNMCTVPAHHLKGLTENDCWLLFAKHAFDDRNFNSHPSLELIGKEIMRKCQGLPLAVKSLGGLLRSKRDIGEWKRILKSNMWDLLNDNILPALQFSYHYLPSHLKQCFAYSAIFSKDYVFEKEELILLWMAEGFLVHSNEDRQMEEIGDEYFENLISRSFFQRSSLHPSCFVMHDLVNDLAKFVSGDFCFRLEGDNSCKIAKRTRHLSYVKTEYDASRKNENIYEAQLLRTFLLAEWSSIDNEDMHDLLPKLRRLRVLSLAQNRRITELPCSIGYLKHLRYLNLSATSIKKLPEIVSTLYNLQTLILHHCKDLVELPSKLRRLINLCHLDIRETILREMPSQMGKLTKLARLTDFFVKKHGGSGISELGKLQHLQGQLCIWNLQDVLDVQDAITTDLKGKKHLKELELRWNGDVGCSLHVKAILEQLQPHTSLECLSIVGYGYSKFPDWVGDSSFSNIVSLKLSGCKHCCSLPPFGQLASLTSLSITEFDGVKAIGPEFYGSCTSMARAFASLEILRFEMMPQWHEWISNVDGGAFPLLQQLYIRECPNLTTALPGDLPSLTTLEIEGCQQLVASIPKSPSILRMKLKDDSRLLRLVKLSHGLFRFVVDGFHCLNSLLEEMQQMGGLFTTLEEIEINNCDSLNCFPIGLFCKLKTLRISRCPHLTSLFAPEADHADLTSLSSLEVRECPNLVSLSIGELPIPNLTRLLLMGCSRTESFPGKMLLSSTLTSLKIWDFPNLAYLDYRGLQHLTFLKELEICKCPKLQSIPEEGLPSSLSSLSICLCPLLEQRCQQEQGEDWPKISHLPNLEINFQNVN is encoded by the coding sequence ATGGCGGACGCATTGGTAGGAGGATCATTTCTCTCTGCTTTCCTTCAGGTCCTCTTTGATAGGATTGCTTGTCCGGTGATCATTGACTTCTTCACCGGCCGAAATTTTGATGATCAACTGCTGAGCAAGCTGAAAGCAACCTTGATATCTGTCAATGGAGTGCTCGATGACGCAGAGGAGAAACAGATTTCTAAACCAGCTGTTAGAAAGTGGGTCGATGAGCTCAAAGATGCTGTCTATGAAGCTGATGATTTGTTGGACGAGATTGCCTATGAAGCTCTGCAATCGCACTTGGAAGCTGGATATAGGGTGAgaaattttttctctttttgtaaTCCATTTATTcttatgaaaaaggggatgaaaataaaattagaagagATCATTGTGAGGCTTGAACATCTAGTAAAACAGAAGGATGCTCTTGGTTTGAGAGAGGGTATTGGCGAAAACCCTTTTTCACAAAAAACACCAACAACTTGTCTGGTAGATGAATCTGGTGTTTATGGTAGGGATGATGATAAGAAAGCCATAATGAACTTATTGCTATCAAATGATGAAAATAGCAGCAATTTAGGTGTGATTCCTATTCTGGGCATGGGTGGGGTTGGCAAAACTACCCTTGCTCAGCTTGTTTACAATGACAAGACTGTGGAGAAGTGGTTTGATTTGAAAGCATGGGTCTGTGTATCAGAAGAATTTCACATCTCCAAGGTAACGAAAGATATTCTTGAGGAGGTGGGTCGGCATACTTGTCATGACAAGACTCTAAATCAGCTTCAACTTGAGCTTAAGTCGTCATTGAATGGGAAGAAATTTTTGCTGGTTTTGGATGATGTTTGGAATGATAAATTTGCTGATTGGGACATTTTACAGAAGCCTTTGAAGTTCGGGGCACCAGGAAGCAAGATTATCGTTACAACACGCAATGAAACCGTAGCATCAAACATGTGCACTGTTCCTGCTCATCATCTGAAGGGATTAACCGAGAATGATTGCTGGTTGTTGTTTGCAAAACATGCATTTGATGACAGAAATTTCAATTCACATCCTAGCTTAGAACTGATTGGTAAGGAAATAATGAGGAAGTGCCAAGGTCTACCTTTAGCTGTAAAATCACTTGGGGGTCTCTTGCGTTCTAAAAGAGACATTGGTGAATGGAAAAGGATATTGAAGAGCAATATGTGGGATTTATTGAATGATAACATTCTACCTGCTCTTCAGTTTAGCTACCATTATCTCCCATCCCACCTAAAACAGTGTTTTGCTTATTCTGCAATATTTTCTAAGGATTATGTATTTGAAAAGGAGGAATTAATCCTTTTATGGATGGCAGAGGGTTTTCTAGTGCACTCTAATGAGGATAGGCAGATGGAAGAAATAGGTGATGAGTACTTTGAAAATCTTATCTCTAGGTCATTTTTCCAAAGATCTAGTCTTCATCCATCTTgctttgttatgcatgatcttgtgAATGATTTGGCCAAATTTGTTTCTGGAGATTTTTGCTTTAGGTTGGAAGGCGACAATTCATGCAAGATTGCTAAAAGAACTCGACATTTATCATATGTGAAAACAGAATATGATGCTTCTAGGAAAAATGAGAACATCTATGAAGCCCAACTTCTGCGCACCTTCTTGCTTGCAGAGTGGTCATCCATTGACAATGAagatatgcatgatttattgCCAAAACTCAGGCGCCTACGTGTATTATCTCTGGCTCAAAATCGTAGAATAACTGAGTTGCCTTGTTCAATTGGCTACTTAAAGCATTTAAGATATCTAAACCTCTCTGCAACATCAATAAAAAAGTTGCCTGAAATTGTGAGTACTCTGTACAACTTGCAAACATTGATCTTGCATCATTGCAAGGATCTTGTTGAGTTACCATCCAAATTGAGAAGACTAATAAACTTGTGTCACCTTGATATTAGAGAAACAATACTGCGAGAAATGCCGTCCCAAATGGGTAAACTGACAAAGCTTGCAAGGTTAACTGATTTCTTTGTGAAAAAACATGGAGGCTCTGGCATCAGTGAATTGGGGAAACTGCAACATCTGCAAGGACAACTTTGTATTTGGAATCTTCAAGATGTTCTTGATGTTCAAGATGCCATCACAACTGATTTAAAGGGTAAGAAGCATCTCAAGGAGTTGGAGTTGAGGTGGAATGGTGATGTTGGTTGTTCACTGCATGTAAAAGCTATACTTGAGCAACTTCAACCTCACACCAGTTTGGAATGTCTTTCCATTGTTGGTTATGGATATTCAAAATTTCCAGATTGGGTTGGTGACTCTTCTTTCTCAAATATTGTATCCTTGAAGCTCAGTGGATGTAAACATTGCTGCTCCTTGCCACCATTTGGACAGTTGGCATCTCTGACATCTCTCTCAATCACAGAATTCGATGGAGTTAAGGCTATTGGTCCTGAGTTCTATGGCAGTTGCACATCCATGGCGAGGGCATTTGCATCTCTTGAGATCCTAAGGTTTGAAATGATGCCACAGTGGCATGAATGGATTTCTAATGTAGATGGTGGAGCTTTCCCTCTTCTTCAACAGCTTTACATACGTGAATGTCCCAACTTAACAACGGCCTTGCCTGGTGACCTTCCTTCTTTAACAACACTTGAGATTGAAGGATGCCAGCAACTTGTGGCTTCAATTCCAAAATCTCCATCCATTCTCAGAATGAAGCTAAAGGATGATTCTCGTCTTCTGCGACTAGTGAAACTGTCTCATGGATTGTTCCGCTTTGTGGTCGATGGATTCCATTGTCTTAATTCTCTACTAGAGGAAATGCAGCAAATGGGTGGTCTTTTCACTACTTTGGAGGAAATTGAAATAAACAACTGTGATTCACTGAACTGCTTCCCAATAGGGTTATTCTGCAAGTTAAAAACGCTTCGCATCAGTAGATGTCCACATCTCACATCCCTTTTTGCTCCTGAGGCAGATCATGCAGATTTAACATCTCTCAGTTCCCTAGAAGTCAGGGAGTGTCCTAATTTGGTATCTCTTTCTATAGGAGAATTACCGATCCCAAATTTGACTAGGCTTCTGTTAATGGGTTGCTCAAGAACTGAGTCCTTCCCTGGGAAGATGCTGCTATCCTCAACTCTTACCTCTCTTAAAATCTGGGATTTTCCAAATCTGGCATATTTGGACTACAGAGGACTTCAACACCTCACTTTTCTTAAAGAGCTAGAGATCTGTAAATGCCCTAAGCTTCAGTCCATTCCAGAAGAGGGGTTGCCCTCCTCCCTTTCCTCTCTGTCTATCTGCTTATGTCCTTTACTGGAACAAAGATGTCAACAAGAGCAAGGGGAAGATTGGCCAAAGATTTCTCACCTGCCCAACTTAGAGATCAATTTCCAGAATGTCAATTGA
- the LOC110630250 gene encoding uncharacterized protein LOC110630250 produces MSTKTMRSPPRRVLKRKEIREGVDSLNLSPQAAAATKLPKPSIPQAGAEPVSFNQLMAGYLAHEYLTKGTIYGQQWDPAGAEEEWQKVDDDEPSEDDEEEAAPSKGNYKRYVEVSSLLKAEGAHLPGVVNPSQLSRFLHM; encoded by the coding sequence ATGAGCACCAAAACGATGCGTTCCCCTCCCCGTCGCGTTCTGAAGCGCAAGGAGATCAGAGAGGGTGTTGATTCCCTGAATTTGTCTCCACAAGCAGCAGCAGCCACAAAATTACCGAAGCCGAGCATTCCTCAAGCTGGCGCAGAGCCGGTTTCGTTTAATCAGCTAATGGCTGGGTATTTAGCGCACGAGTACCTAACTAAAGGAACGATCTATGGTCAACAGTGGGACCCAGCCGGAGCCGAAGAGGAGTGGCAGAAGGTCGATGACGATGAGCCGAGTGAGGACGACGAAGAAGAAGCCGCGCCGAGCAAGGGAAATTATAAAAGGTACGTGGAGGTATCGAGCTTATTGAAGGCAGAAGGGGCTCACTTACCTGGCGTTGTCAACCCAAGCCAGCTCTCCCGCTTCTTGCACATGTGA